A stretch of DNA from Blastocatellia bacterium:
AGCGCGACTCACCTCTTGTGCCTGCAGCCAGCCTGTCTTGGCGGCCTTGATTTCATCGGGGGTAAAACCCTCACGAAGCGCCCGTTCGATCTCCTCCTTGAAGGCGGTTTCGAGCCTGGCCACATTCTGCGGCGCGTAGATGGCGTAGCCGAGGAAGATACCTGCTTTGTCTAACGGATCAGCCTGCAATTCTGAACCAGCACCATAGCTCAATCCCTCCTTCTGTCGCAGGCGCACCGCCAGGCGCGAGTTGAGGAATCCTCCTCCGAGCAGGTAGTTCCCCAGCACGAGTGCCGGATAATCGGGATCATCCTGACGCACGTTGAGGTTCATCCCCGCGAAGAAAAAGGCGTTGGCTTTGTCGGGCGTCTCAAAGGACTGATTGATCGCCGGGACATCTCGATAAACGCTGACGATCCGGCTAAAGGGGCGAGGATTCTTCCACCTGCCGAACAGCTCGCCGAGCAGCGTCGCGATCTCTCTGTCATCGAAGTCGCCGACGACGGCGATCTCACCGTACTGTCCTCCGTAGAAGTCGGCGTAAAACTTCTTCACCTCGTCGAGGGTTACCGCTTTCAGCTCCTCGATCTCCTCGTCAAGCGTGGAGACATAACGCACATCCCCTCTGGGATAGGGGCTGAGATGTCGCCGAAGTGCACGGACAGCAACGGCTCCCGGCTCGCTCCGTTGCTGTTCCAGACCTGCCAGTAGCTCTTGTTTGAGCAGGTCGAATTCCGCCGCCGGGAAAGAAGGCTCCCGCAGAATCTCGGCCACCAGTCGAAGGACGGCCGGAAGATTCTCACGGATGGTTTCCACCGACGCGCGCACGATTGTCGGGCCGCCAAAGATGGAGATGCGCGCTTTCAGCCGATCGAATTCATCCTGGATCTGCTGGCGCGTACGTCGAGTCGTTCCGCGCATGAGCATCTGAGCGGTCAGCTCGCCGGCCAGCCGCCGATTCATCAAACTTTTTTCGTCGCCGAGGTGGAAGACGAGCGTGGCGAATACGGCATTGCCTCGGGTCTTCTTCGGCAGCATAGCGAGCTTCGCTCCGCCCGGCAAAGTCGTTCGGATCGTTCGAGCCTCAATATTGGCCGGCGAAGGATCAAAAGCTTCTCCGGCAGTGACAGCCTCACCTCCTTTGTAATCCTTGAGCAAAGCGGCAATGTCGGGTGTGGCCGGAATCTCGGCGCGATCGGGCGCGGGCGTGGGATAGAACAGACCCAGCGTTCGATTGGATGGCTTGAGATAAGCCGCTGCCACCCGTTGAACGTCCTCCGGCCTGACCCGACGCAATCGGTCCCGATGGAGAAAGAGCAAGCGCCAATCGCCCATCGCCGCCCACTCGCTCAGTTCGATTCCTACCCGATCCGGCGAATTGAGGTTCAGCTCGATCTGCTTGAGGAGCTGGGTTCGGGCGCGCTCGACCTCTTCCGCCGTCGGTGGTGTTTTGGCGAACTCCTCAATCGTTTGGAGAAGGGCGTCGCGGGCGGCGTCTAACGAAGCATCCTGCCGCACCTCGGCTCCCAGCAAAACCACTCCCGGCTCCCGCAACTGAAAGGCGAAGCCATAGACGCGGGTCGCTTTTTTCGTCTCCACAAGCGCCTTGTAGAGCCGGCCCGAGGGCGTGTCGCTGAGAATTTGCGTGAGGATATCCAAGGCGGCTGAATCCGGATGCGCTCCCGCCGGGATGTGATAACATGCTCCCACAAGCTGGACATCACCCACGCGCCGCAGCGTCACCAGCCGCTCGCCGTCCTGCGTCGGCTCTATGGTGTAAAACGTCGGCAGCGTCCGCGTGGGTCGGGGAATCGGGCCAAAATATCTGGCGATGAGTTCCAGCGTGCGGGCTTCGTCAATCTTTCCCGCGACGAGTAAGATGGCGTTGTCCGGCTGATAGTAGGTGCGGTAAAAGGCCTGCAATCGCTCGATGGGAACGTTCTCGATGTCCGAACGAGCCCCAATCGTGGATTTGCCGTAGTTGTGCCAGAGATAGGCGGTCGAGAGCATTCGCTCCAGCAGGACGTTAAACGGATCATTCTCCCCGGCCTCGAATTCATTGCGCACGACGGTCATCTCACTGTCGAGGTCCTTCTTGGCGATGAACGAGTTCACCATGCGGTCGGCTTCCAGTTCCAGCGCCCACTGGAGATTGGCGTCACTCGCCGGAAACGTGATGAAGTAATTGGTGCGGTCGAACCAGGTCGTCCCATTGGCGCGTCCACCGCGCTCGGTCAGCTCCTGATAAATGTTGGGATGTTTCGGCGTACCCTTGAACAAAAGATGTTCGAGCAAGTGCGCCATCCCCGTCTCGCCGTAATTCTCATGCTTGGAACCGACGAGATAGGTGATGTTGACGGTGATCGTCGGCTTCG
This window harbors:
- a CDS encoding pitrilysin family protein; translation: MMRRNIITVLFVLTLTLVMAGPASRAASPDWKGVAVEGVFAQPPLPQGVQRITSVEGITEYRLSNGLRVLLFPDPSKPTITVNITYLVGSKHENYGETGMAHLLEHLLFKGTPKHPNIYQELTERGGRANGTTWFDRTNYFITFPASDANLQWALELEADRMVNSFIAKKDLDSEMTVVRNEFEAGENDPFNVLLERMLSTAYLWHNYGKSTIGARSDIENVPIERLQAFYRTYYQPDNAILLVAGKIDEARTLELIARYFGPIPRPTRTLPTFYTIEPTQDGERLVTLRRVGDVQLVGACYHIPAGAHPDSAALDILTQILSDTPSGRLYKALVETKKATRVYGFAFQLREPGVVLLGAEVRQDASLDAARDALLQTIEEFAKTPPTAEEVERARTQLLKQIELNLNSPDRVGIELSEWAAMGDWRLLFLHRDRLRRVRPEDVQRVAAAYLKPSNRTLGLFYPTPAPDRAEIPATPDIAALLKDYKGGEAVTAGEAFDPSPANIEARTIRTTLPGGAKLAMLPKKTRGNAVFATLVFHLGDEKSLMNRRLAGELTAQMLMRGTTRRTRQQIQDEFDRLKARISIFGGPTIVRASVETIRENLPAVLRLVAEILREPSFPAAEFDLLKQELLAGLEQQRSEPGAVAVRALRRHLSPYPRGDVRYVSTLDEEIEELKAVTLDEVKKFYADFYGGQYGEIAVVGDFDDREIATLLGELFGRWKNPRPFSRIVSVYRDVPAINQSFETPDKANAFFFAGMNLNVRQDDPDYPALVLGNYLLGGGFLNSRLAVRLRQKEGLSYGAGSELQADPLDKAGIFLGYAIYAPQNVARLETAFKEEIERALREGFTPDEIKAAKTGWLQAQEVSRAQERELVGRLAMYLFLNRTLAWDAELEKKIQALTPEEIVAALRRHIDPSRISIVKAGDFAKAAKSEAKK